The Sphingopyxis sp. TUF1 genome segment AGAGGTCGAAATGCTGCAATCGCTGATGCGCCGCGTAATCGACAATCTGGCCGAGGAAACGCGCAAGCTTGCGGTGCTGTCGGAGATCAAGGCCTGATCGCTTGCCCCTTGCCCTCTCGGTCCACAATAGGTTAGTATTCTAACTATATTGTCCAGGAGGGAAAATGACCAGCATCGCCGTTATCGCCGGAAGTACGCGCGAAGGATCCTATAACCGCGCGCTCGGTGAACTCGCCGCCGCCAGCCTCGAGGCGCAGGGCGCGCGCGTGACGCGCATCGACCTCGGCACTTTCGACCTGCCGCTCTATTCGGCGGCGATCGAGGCGAACGCCTTCCCGGCGGACGCTGAGCGATTGAAGGCGTTGTTCGTTCAGCAGGACGGCCTGCTGTTCGTGTCACCCGAATATAATGGCTCGCTGTCGCCGCTGCTCAAGAATGCGATCGACTGGGCGTCGCGGCCGACGGGCGACGAGGGGCTTGTGGCGCTCACCGCCTATCGCGGCAAGGCCGCGGCGATCATGTCGGCGTCGATCAGCCCGTTCGGCGGGCTGCGCGGGTTGATGCACCTGCGCCAGATCCTCTCGACGGTGCAGATGCTCGTGATTCCCGAACAGGTGGTGGTGCCGAACGCGCACGCCGCCTTTGCCGAGGATGGCACCCTGAAGGACGCGCTTGCCGCATCGCTTGTGGAACAAACGGCGGCGCGGCTGATTGCGGTCGCGAAGGCGGTATCGGCTAGAGCGTAATCTTATCAGATCGTCATCCCGGCGGAGGCCGGGATCTCACCCTACCGGTTTACCGCACCGGCGAGATCCCGGCCTTCGCCGGGATGACAAAGGGGAGGGGGGCGGCGGAGGCTCACCGGATCAACGCTTGGGCCCGCGCTCGATATTGTCGCCCCAATCCGCCTCAAGCGCGTCGAACAGCGCATCGAACCGGTCCTGGCCGATCCGCGCCGCAATCTGCGCCGTCAGCGCATCCATCGCGCGCTGCGCATCTTTGCGCATCCGCGCGCCGGTTTCGGTAAGCGAGACGATCATGTGCCGCCGGTCATTGGGATCGACGTCGAGCCGGACGATACCAAGCTTGACCATCTGGTTGATCGTGCTGTGGATCGCCTGCCGCGACACGCCCAGATTGCGGGCGATGTCCGACGGGCGGACGATGCCGCTGACGATGTTGGTCATCACCATCGATTGCGGCCGGTTGACGTCAGGCCAGCCGCGCTCGTGCAGCCGCGCCTGCAATCCTTCGTCGAGCCAGCAGAATCGCTGGAAAAGTGCGATAATCAATTGGTTGTTGCGCATAGAATGTGGATTGCGACCCCATAGCCGGCGGAGCGCCAGCGTGCGCACGCTAGAAGGGCGATGCGCGCGAGGCAAGCGGGGCAAGGCATTGCCAAGATAAAATACTTAGTATACTATCTTTTCGACCAGACAGGAGAGGGACCGCATGGACGGGTTGATGCAGAATGTGCCGCTGACCGTCGACCGGATCATCGACCATGCGGCGACGTGGCACGGCGCGCGCGAGATCGTGTCGCGCGATGCCGAGGGCCGCGTCAGTCGATCGACTTATGCCGATGTCCACGCTGATGCGAAGCGTGTCTCCAACGCGCTGGCGGCGGAGGGAATCAAGCCTGGCGACCGTGTCGCGACGATGGCATGGAACGGCGCGCGCCACCTTGCGGCCTGGTATGGCGCGGCGGGGATGGGGGCGGTGCTCCACACCCTCAATCCGCGGCTGTTCCTTGAACAGATCGCCTATATCGCCAACCATGCGGGCGACCGGTTGCTGATCGCCGACCCCGCGACCGCTGATCTGGTCGAGCAATTGCTGCCGCAGGTGCCGTCGATCGAAAAGGTGATCTTCTTCTGCGATGCCGCGTCGATGCCGAAAACGAGTTTTGCAGCGACCGCTTTCGACGACTGGATCGCGGGGCAGCCGGCCAAATATGTTTGGGGCGAGTTCGACGAAAATGCCGCGTGCGGCCTCTGCTATACCAGCGGGACGACGGGCAATCCCAAGGGCGTGCTCTATTCGCACCGCTCCAACTATATCCACGCGCTGATGACCCTGCAGCGCGACGCGCTCGCGCTGTCGGCGCGCGACACGGTGCTGCTGGTCGTGCCGATGTATCACGCAAACGCATGGGGCGTCGTCTATTCGGCGCCGGCGGTGGGTGCAAAACTGGTGCTGCCGGGGCAGCGGATGGACGGCGAATCCATCTATCATCTGATCGAGAAAGAGGGCGTCACTTACTCGGCCGCCGTACCGACGGTGTGGCAGATGCTACTGCAATATATGCAGGAAAATGGGAAGCGCTTCACGACATTGGAGCGCGTGACGATCGGCGGATCGGCGTGCCCGGAGTCGATCATCCGCACCTTCCGCGACGATTATGGCGTCGACGTCATCCAGGGATGGGGCATGACCGAAACCTCGCCGCTCGGTACCGTGTCGGTGCCCAATGCGTCGGTCGCGGCGAAATCCGAACCCGAGCAGATGGCCTATAAGCTGAAGCAGGGGCGGCTGCTTTGCGGGCTGGAGATGAAGCTGGTCGACGACGCCGGAAACCGCGTGCCGCACGATGGCAAGACGCCGGGGCGCCTGATGGTGAAGGGTCCGACGATCGCCGCTGCCTATTATGGCGGCGAGGGCGGCGAGGTGCTCGACGTCGAAGGCTTTTTCGACACCGGCGACGTCAGCACGATCGACGGCGAAGGCTATATGCAGATCACCGACCGCGCGAAGGATGTCGTGAAGTCGGGCGGCGAGTGGATCAGTTCGATCGAGATCGAGAATATCGCGATGGGGCATGACGCGGTCGCCAATGCCGCGGTCGTCGGCGTTGCGCATCCCAAATGGGACGAACGGCCGATCCTGCTGTGCCAGCTCAAACCCGGCGCGAGCGCCTCGGCCGACGATCTTCGCGCCTATCTCGATGGCAAGATTGCACGCTGGTGGATGCCCGACGGCGTGTTGTTCGTCGACGACATTCCGCTGGGGCCGACGGGCAAGATCGACAAGAAAGCTATCCGCGCTGGTCTGGAGGGGTATCAGCTGCCTTTCGAGGTCAGCCGCTAATATGAGTCGTCATTTCATCATCCCGGGCTTGATCCGGGATCCATTTAGCCCGCGCCGAGAGGATGGATCCCGGATCAAGTCCGGGATGACTATGGTTTTACATAATAGGGAGAGACGATGATGGTGGACCCGAACGGGATCGAGGGACTGGACGCTGAGTTCATCGGGCGGGTGTCGCCGACCGCGCCGCGTATCCAGGCGGGCGGGCATCCGTGCCAGGGCATTTATTGGACCGAGGCGGGCAAACGGCCGAAGATCGCGATCATCGCGACGCATTACAATGTCGATTTCGCCGAACATTATATCGCCCCATGGTTCGCGCGGCAGGGCTTCGGTTTTCTCGGCTGGAACACGCGCTATCGCGGGTTCGAGGATCAGTTCCTGCTAGAACATGCGGTGCTCGACATCGGCGTCGGCATGAAATGGCTGAAAGAGGAAGCGGGGGTCGAGGCGATCGTCATCCTCGGCAATTCGGGCGGCGGCTCGCTGATGGGCGCCTATCAGGCTGAAGCGATCGCACCGACCCTGACCGACCGGTTGCCATCGGTGGGGCAGGATGCGCTGGCTGAGCTTATCGAGGGCGACCTCTATATCAGCTTCAACGCGCATCAGGGGCGCCCCGAAGTGCTCACCGACTGGATGGACGCGTCGGTGATCGACGAGAATGATCCGACCCTGACCGATCCCGAACTCGACCCGTTCAACTCCGACAACGGTCCGCCTTATTCGGATGCGTTCATCGCCAAATATCGCGCCGCACAACGCGCGCGCAACCAGCGGATCACCGACTGGGCGAAGGCCGAGCTGGAGCGGCTCAATGCCGCGGGCATCCCCGACCGCATCTTTCCGATGTTCCGTTGCTGGGGCGATCTTCGCTGCGTCGATCCGGCGATCGACCCGTCGGACCGCAAGCCCAACTGGTGCTATCGCGGCGACCCGGCGCTCGCGAACCGCACGCCCAGCATCGGGCGCGCCAATACGCTGAAAACCTGGCTCAACATGTGGAGCCTCGAAACCTCGCCCTGCCAGGGACAGCCGCACCTTGCCAAGCACGACACGCCCGCGCTGGTCGTACAGGGCACCGCCGACACCGGCGTGTTCCCCAGCGATGCCCGCAAGATCTTCGACTTTCTCGGCAGCAGCGACAAACGGCTCGAACTGATCCCCGGCGCGCATTATTTCGAGGATTCGGTTGAAGAGCGCCGCAATGCGGCCGACCTTGTCGGCGCGTGGATCCGGGAGAAACTGTGACGTGACGGCGGACGCCGACATCATCGACGACCTGCGCGCCGCCGGGCTGGTGGGGGAGGGCGATGTTGCGCTCGAACCACTAACAGGCGGCGTATCGTGCGACGTGTGGAAGGTCGAGGCGCCGACGGGGCCGATCGTCGTCAAACGTCCGCTCGAACAATTGCGCGTTGCCGCCGAATGGCACGCGCCGGTCGAGCGCGGGCGGAGCGAAGTGCGCTGGCTCAAACGCGCGCGCAGCGTCGATCCGGCGATCGCGCCGGAAGTGCTCACCGAACTGCCGGGCTATGGCTTTGCGATGCGCTTCCTGCCGGGCGCGCCGGTATGGAAGGACGAGCTCGTCGCGGGGCGCGTCGATGCCGCTTTTGCCGCTGCGGTGGGGCGCAGCCTTGCCGCAGTCCATTCGGCCACCGCGAACAATGCTGTCGATCGTGAAGCCTTCGCGACCGACGCGATGTTTCGTGCGCTGCGGATCGACCCCTTCCTGCTATATGTGGCGCAGAAGAACGCCGAGATGGCGCCGGTGCTCTACGCGCTCGCCGACGATCTCGCCGCGCGCAAGCTCGCGCTTGTCCACGGCGACGTCAGCCCCAAGAATATCCTCGTAGGCACGGACGGCCCCGTGTTTCTCGACGCCGAATGCGCGGTCTATGGCGATCCGGCGTTCGACCTGTCCTTTTGCTCAACGCATCTGCTGCTCAAAGCGGTGTGGCTGGACGACGCACGCCTCAGCGAAGCCGCGACTGCGCTCGTCGCGGCCTATCGCGCGGGCATCGACTGGGAAGGGGCCGATGATCTGCTGCTTCGCGCCGGGCAACTCACCGCTGCGCTGCTCCTTGCGCGCGTCGAGGGCAAGTCGCCCGCACCCTATCTCACCAACCCCGACCACAAGCGCATCGTGCGCGACCAGGCGCGCGCGCTGCTGCTCGCGCCGCTGCCCATCGACGCGCTCGTCGCCCATTGGAAAAGGACATCATCATGACGTCGCGTATCGCCTCGATCACCGGCCGCCAGCTATGGGATTCGCGCGGGCGTCCGACGGTCGAGGCCGAAGTCACGCTCGAATCGGGCGCGGTCGGCCGCGCCATCGCCCCTGCGGGCGCTTCGCGCGGCGCGCATGAGGCGATCGACCTGCGCGACGGCGGTGCCGCCTTCGGCGGCTTCGGCGTGAATGGCGCGGTCGCGGGCATCGGCGCCGAGATCGCGGGGGCGATCACCGGTATGGACGCGCGCGATCAGGCGGCCGTGGACAAGGCCTTATGCGATCTTGACGGCACGCCGAACAAGGCGCGGCTCGGCGCGAACGCTGTCGTGGCGGTGTCGATGGCGGTGCTTCACGCCGCGGCAGCCGACGCGCGCGCGCCGCTGTGGCGCTATCTGGCGGACGGGCGAAAGGTGCGCGTTCCGCTCCCCGAAATCCAGATTTTCGGCGGCGGCGCGCACGCCGGGCGGCGCACCGATGTGCAGGATTTCATGGTGATGTGCCCGAAGGCGGGCAGCTTCCGCCGCGCGCTCGAAATCACCGACGATGTCTATCGGGCCGCGGGCAGGCTGATGGAAGCCAAAGGCCCGTTGTCGGGCGTCGCCGACGAGGGTGGCTGGTGGCCCAATTTTGCGTCGAACGAGGATGCGCTCGACACGCTGACCAAGGCGATCGAAATGAGCGGGCACCGCGCGGGCGAGGAGGTGTTCATCTCTCTCGACATCGCGGCGAACGAACTGGGCGACGCGAGCGGCTACACGCT includes the following:
- a CDS encoding alpha/beta hydrolase gives rise to the protein MMVDPNGIEGLDAEFIGRVSPTAPRIQAGGHPCQGIYWTEAGKRPKIAIIATHYNVDFAEHYIAPWFARQGFGFLGWNTRYRGFEDQFLLEHAVLDIGVGMKWLKEEAGVEAIVILGNSGGGSLMGAYQAEAIAPTLTDRLPSVGQDALAELIEGDLYISFNAHQGRPEVLTDWMDASVIDENDPTLTDPELDPFNSDNGPPYSDAFIAKYRAAQRARNQRITDWAKAELERLNAAGIPDRIFPMFRCWGDLRCVDPAIDPSDRKPNWCYRGDPALANRTPSIGRANTLKTWLNMWSLETSPCQGQPHLAKHDTPALVVQGTADTGVFPSDARKIFDFLGSSDKRLELIPGAHYFEDSVEERRNAADLVGAWIREKL
- the eno gene encoding phosphopyruvate hydratase — translated: MTSRIASITGRQLWDSRGRPTVEAEVTLESGAVGRAIAPAGASRGAHEAIDLRDGGAAFGGFGVNGAVAGIGAEIAGAITGMDARDQAAVDKALCDLDGTPNKARLGANAVVAVSMAVLHAAAADARAPLWRYLADGRKVRVPLPEIQIFGGGAHAGRRTDVQDFMVMCPKAGSFRRALEITDDVYRAAGRLMEAKGPLSGVADEGGWWPNFASNEDALDTLTKAIEMSGHRAGEEVFISLDIAANELGDASGYTLALDDGRLSGDDMAARIVEWAGRYPILSIEDPAGQDDWTTMAAVTAAIGERVQIIGDDVLVTDADRVARAAGAAVCNAALIKVNQVGTVTEAKAALDAAVARGWGAIVSARSGESEDVTIAHLATGWNAGQLKVGSFTRSERMAKWNEMLRIEEAMGADAEFAGFSAFAGSIGRVTA
- a CDS encoding NADPH-dependent FMN reductase — its product is MTSIAVIAGSTREGSYNRALGELAAASLEAQGARVTRIDLGTFDLPLYSAAIEANAFPADAERLKALFVQQDGLLFVSPEYNGSLSPLLKNAIDWASRPTGDEGLVALTAYRGKAAAIMSASISPFGGLRGLMHLRQILSTVQMLVIPEQVVVPNAHAAFAEDGTLKDALAASLVEQTAARLIAVAKAVSARA
- a CDS encoding phosphotransferase family protein; its protein translation is MTADADIIDDLRAAGLVGEGDVALEPLTGGVSCDVWKVEAPTGPIVVKRPLEQLRVAAEWHAPVERGRSEVRWLKRARSVDPAIAPEVLTELPGYGFAMRFLPGAPVWKDELVAGRVDAAFAAAVGRSLAAVHSATANNAVDREAFATDAMFRALRIDPFLLYVAQKNAEMAPVLYALADDLAARKLALVHGDVSPKNILVGTDGPVFLDAECAVYGDPAFDLSFCSTHLLLKAVWLDDARLSEAATALVAAYRAGIDWEGADDLLLRAGQLTAALLLARVEGKSPAPYLTNPDHKRIVRDQARALLLAPLPIDALVAHWKRTSS
- a CDS encoding long-chain-fatty-acid--CoA ligase, with translation MDGLMQNVPLTVDRIIDHAATWHGAREIVSRDAEGRVSRSTYADVHADAKRVSNALAAEGIKPGDRVATMAWNGARHLAAWYGAAGMGAVLHTLNPRLFLEQIAYIANHAGDRLLIADPATADLVEQLLPQVPSIEKVIFFCDAASMPKTSFAATAFDDWIAGQPAKYVWGEFDENAACGLCYTSGTTGNPKGVLYSHRSNYIHALMTLQRDALALSARDTVLLVVPMYHANAWGVVYSAPAVGAKLVLPGQRMDGESIYHLIEKEGVTYSAAVPTVWQMLLQYMQENGKRFTTLERVTIGGSACPESIIRTFRDDYGVDVIQGWGMTETSPLGTVSVPNASVAAKSEPEQMAYKLKQGRLLCGLEMKLVDDAGNRVPHDGKTPGRLMVKGPTIAAAYYGGEGGEVLDVEGFFDTGDVSTIDGEGYMQITDRAKDVVKSGGEWISSIEIENIAMGHDAVANAAVVGVAHPKWDERPILLCQLKPGASASADDLRAYLDGKIARWWMPDGVLFVDDIPLGPTGKIDKKAIRAGLEGYQLPFEVSR
- a CDS encoding MarR family winged helix-turn-helix transcriptional regulator, whose protein sequence is MIIALFQRFCWLDEGLQARLHERGWPDVNRPQSMVMTNIVSGIVRPSDIARNLGVSRQAIHSTINQMVKLGIVRLDVDPNDRRHMIVSLTETGARMRKDAQRAMDALTAQIAARIGQDRFDALFDALEADWGDNIERGPKR